Proteins co-encoded in one Papaver somniferum cultivar HN1 chromosome 5, ASM357369v1, whole genome shotgun sequence genomic window:
- the LOC113280963 gene encoding uncharacterized protein LOC113280963 translates to MMVRRRKIPAEIRIQNNMRRLQIVQKNARKQRIEARIKKAVRAIEIYNGDENYRFLHDRISEVFAECLVSDLQNLNSGNILKISFASKWCPSLDLSYDQSTLLCESIARRIFPRELFPEYEKIDEAHYRFRIRDRLRKEVLVPLRSALKLPELYMSSNNWSMLPYNQVLDVAELQWRRMVEDLLKISKLKDSLAMWGGTASGRAKNVSTALSLLVSEMGQGPWKGKLMNFWKTPALEKIEGDNLRYKEYFIKEEICRSVATDFQKVFDIILQVAADEKLKEDEMIKRLYVFTKMEFKYASHKVIRYRLKDDGEVLEQVNGDWETDYQEIQKKFRKRGFSNVPEIVFWNLQHPVATVVKGGYTGVTLVSGFSYELLKLFVEGDVNDINPLDSMERAISGKEYDKLMVVD, encoded by the coding sequence ATGATGGTTAGGAGACGAAAAATACCTGCAGAAATAAGGATTCAAAATAATATGAGAAGACTTCAGATAGTGCAAAAAAATGCGCGTAAACAGAGAATTGAAGCAAGAATCAAGAAAGCAGTGAGAGCAATCGAGATATACAACGGGGATGAGAATTATAGATTCTTACACGACCGAATCTCTGAAGTTTTTGCTGAGTGTTTAGTTTCGGATTTGCAAAATCTGAATTCCGGTAATATTCTTAAGATTAGTTTTGCTTCAAAGTGGTGTCCATCTCTAGACTTATCGTATGATCAATCAACTCTTTTGTGTGAAAGTATTGCCAGAAGAATTTTCCCTCGTGAATTATTTCCCGAGTACGAAAAGATTGATGAAGCTCATTACAGATTCAGAATCCGCGATCGTCTGAGGAAAGAAGTCCTTGTCCCCCTTCGTAGTGCATTGAAATTACCTGAACTTTACATGAGTTCAAACAACTGGTCAATGTTGCCTTACAACCAAGTCCTTGACGTTGCAGAACTTCAGTGGAGGCGAATGGTGGAAGATTTGTTGAAAATTAGCAAACTAAAAGATTCTCTTGCAATGTGGGGCGGCACAGCAAGTGGAAGAGCAAAGAATGTCTCCACCGCTCTTAGTTTGTTAGTATCAGAGATGGGTCAGGGACCATGGAAAGGAAAGCTTATGAATTTCTGGAAAACACCTGCACTGGAGAAGATTGAAGGCGACAATTTGAGGTACAAGGAGTATTTTATTAAAGAAGAAATATGTAGAAGTGTTGCTACAGATTTCCAAAAAGTTTTCGACATAATATTGCAAGTAGCCGCTGATGAGAAGTTGAAGGAAGATGAAATGATAAAGAGACTTTATGTGTTCACTAAAATGGAGTTTAAGTATGCTTCTCATAAGGTCATTAGATACCGTCTTAAAGATGACGGTGAGGTATTGGAACAAGTTAACGGCGATTGGGAGACGGACTACCAGGAGATACAGAAGAAATTTAGAAAGAGAGGATTCTCAAACGTGCCTGAAATTGTGTTCTGGAACTTGCAACATCCTGTTGCAACTGTAGTGAAGGGTGGATACACGGGTGTGACACTAGTCAGTGGCTTTTCTTACGAGTTGCTGAAATTATTTGTTGAAGGGGATGTTAATGATATAAATCCGCTGGATTCGATGGAAAGAGCAATCTCGGGAAAGGAATACGACAAACTCATGGTagttgattga